Proteins encoded within one genomic window of Natator depressus isolate rNatDep1 chromosome 1, rNatDep2.hap1, whole genome shotgun sequence:
- the BIRC2 gene encoding baculoviral IAP repeat-containing protein 2 → MNIVESSSFLANLMNNSTVCELKYDLSCELYRMSTFSTFPLNVPVSERSLARAGFYYTGMKDKVKCFSCGLMLDNWKQGDSALEKHKQLYPSCSFIQNLLSVSNLGSFSHSAFSPPATINSFSQSLHSITVAPSLEEIGFFSANFSSFPQAPVTSRAVEDPSHLRLNYYNPAMSTEDARLCTFQTWPLTFLSPADVAKAGFYYTGPGDKVACFTCGGQLSNWEPKDNAMSEHRRYFPNCPFVENKTRDQPIFSISNQSMQTHMARVKTFINWPTRIPVRPEQLANAGFYYVGRNDDVKCFCCDGGLRCWESGDDPWIEHAKWFPRCEYLLRIKGREFVNQIQARFPHLLEQLLSTSDTPVDESANPPTIHSEPGESHSEDAIMMNTPVIKAALEMGFSRRLIKQTVQSKILATEENYKTVNDLVSDLLTAEDEKREEEKERQSEEVASDDLSLIRKNRMALFQHLTCVRPILESLLSAKVITELERDVIKQKTQTPLQARELIDTILVKGNAAAHIFRNCLREYDPMLYKDLFVEKNVKYVPTEDTSGLPMEEQLRRLQEERTCKVCMDKEVSIVFIPCGHLVVCKECAPSLRKCPICRGTIKGTVRTFLS, encoded by the exons ATGAACATAGTGGAAAGCAGCTCGTTCCTGGCTAATCTGATGAATAACAGCACTGTGTGTGAACTGAAGTACGATTTGTCATGTGAACTCTACCGAATGTCTACCTTTTCTACTTTCCCTCTCAACGTGCCAGTGTCTGAAAGGAGTCTTGCTCGAGCTGGGTTTTATTACACTGGTATGAAAGATAAAGTTAAATGCTTCAGTTGTGGCTTGATGTTGGATAACTGGAAACAAGGCGACAGTGCTCTGGAAAAACATAAACAGCTCTATCCTAGCTGCAGCTTTATTCAGAATTTGCTTTCAGTTAGTAATCTTGGATCATTCTCTCATTCAGCCTTTTCACCTCCAGCCACAATAAACAGTTTTTCACAATCTTTGCATTCCATAACTGTTGCTCCGAGCTTGGAAGAAATTGGCTTTTTCAGTGCTAATTTCTCCAGTTTTCCTCAAGCACCAGTAACTTCTAGGGCAGTTGAGGACCCATCGCACCTGCGACTTAACTATTATAATCCTGCAATGAGCACAGAAGATGCTAGACTATGTACTTTTCAGACATGGCCCCTGACATTTCTATCACCAGCAGATGTGGCAAAAGCTGGATTTTACTATACTGGGCCAGGAGACAAAGTTGCTTGCTTTACCTGTGGGGGGCAACTAAGCAACTGGGAACCGAAGGATAATGCCATGTCAGAGCATCGGAGATACTTTCCTAACTGCCCTTTTGTGGAAAATAAAACTAGAGACCAACCAATATTCAGCATTTCTAACCAGAGCATGCAAACCCACATGGCTCGTGTTAAAACATTCATAAACTGGCCAACAAGAATTCCAGTTCGACCTGAACAACTTGCAAATGCTGGGTTTTATTATGTAG GTCGTAATGATGATGTCAAATGTTTTTGCTGTGATGGTGGATTAAGGTGTTGGGAGTCTGGAGATGATCCATGGATTGAGCATGCTAAATGGTTTCCGAG ATGCGAGTATCTACTGCGAATAAAAGGGCGAGAGTTTGTCAATCAAATTCAGGCAAGATTCCCACATCTCCTTGAACAG CTCTTGTCAACTTCGGATACCCCTGTGGATGAAAGTGCCAATCCACCAA CTATTCATTCTGAACCTGGAGAAAGCCATTCAGAAGATGCAATCATGATGAACACCCCCGTGATTAAAGCAGCTTTGGAGATGGGATTTAGCAGAAGACTAATAAAGCAGACAGTTCAGAGTAAAATCTTAGCAACTGAGGAAAATTACAAGACCGTTAATGATCTTGTGTCTGATCTGCTTACTGCAGAAGATGAAAagagggaagaggagaaggagagacAATCTGAAGAAGTGGCATCAG ATGACCTGTCTTTAATCCGGAAGAATCGAATGGCTTTGTTTCAGCATTTGACATGTGTGCGTCCTATCCTGGAGAGTTTACTGTCAGCCAAAGTGATAACTGAACTTGAACGTGATGttattaaacaaaaaacccaaacgcCATTGCAAGCAAGGGAACTGATTGATACGATTTTAGTGAAAGGAAATGCAGCAGCCCACATATTCCGAAACTGCCTGCGAGAGTATGATCCTATGTTGTACAAAGATTTGTTTG TTGAAAAAAACGTGAAGTATGTCCCCACAGAAGACACTTCAG GGTTACCCATGGAAGAACAACTTAGAAGATTACAGGAGGAAAGAACCTGTAAAGTTTGCATGGACAAAGAAGTTTCTATTGTATTTATTCCATGTGGTCACTTAGTGGTGTGCAAAGAGTGTGCACCTTCCCTAAGAAAATGCCCTATTTGCAGGGGGACAATAAAGGGTACCGTTCGTACATTTCTTTCATGA